The Microtus ochrogaster isolate Prairie Vole_2 unplaced genomic scaffold, MicOch1.0 UNK428, whole genome shotgun sequence genome segment NNNNNNNNNNNNNNNNNNNNNNNNNNNNNNNNNNNNNNNNNNNNNNNNNNNNNNNNNNNNNNNNNNNNNNNNNNNNNNNNNNNNNNNNNNNNNNNNNNNNNNNNNNNNNNNNNNNNNNNNNNNNNNNNNNNNNNNNNNNNNNNNNNNNNNNNNNNNNNNNNNNNNNNNNNNNNNNNNNNNNNNNNNNNNNNNNNNNNNNNNNNNNNNNNNNNNNNNNNNNNNNNNNNNNNNNNNNNNNNNNNNNNNNNNNNNNNNNNNNNNNNNNNNNNNNNNNNNNNNNNNNNNNNNNNNNNNNNNNNNNNNNNNNNNNNNNNNNNNNNNNNNNNNNNNNNNNNNNNNNNNNNNNNNNNNNNNNNNNNNNNNNNNNNNNNNNNNNNNNNNNNNNNNNNNNNNNNNNNNNNNNNNNNNNNNNNNNNNNNNNNNNNNNNNNNNNNNNNNNNNNNNNNNNNNNNNNNNNNNNNNNNNNNNNNNNNNNNNNNNNNNNNNNNNNNNNNNNNNNNNNNNNNNNNNNNNNNNNNNNNNNNNNNNNNNNNNNNNNNNNNNNNNNNNNNNNNNNNNNNNNNNNNNNNNNNNNNNNNNNNNNNNNNNNNNNNNNNNNNNNNNNNNNNNNNNNNNNNNNNNCGCGGTGCGTGGAACCGGTGAGGGGCCGCGAGGGGGCCGCGGGGCATGCTGGGAAGAAGCCGCCGCCGCGGTGGGCGCCCCCCCCCCATAGCGGATTCCGGTTCCCGccgcttttttattttttttttcgctCCCCGGGCGCGAGTTTGAATCCGCCGGGCGTCGCATGACCACGCGGACTTCCTGTGTTCAATAAAAATCGTTTTTTCCTCCCTCGCACCCGGCGTCGGCTGTGTGGTCTCTGTGCGCGCCATGGGGtggtgggtgctgggtgctgagtccTCCCTGGGTGCTGGGTGATCCGGGTGCTGAGTCCTGGGTGCTGCGTGCTTGGTGATCCGGGTGCTGGGTGCTGGATCCTGAGTCctccctgggtgctgggtgctaGGTCATCCAGGTGCCGAGTGCTGGGTGCTGAGTCCTCAGTGATccgggtgctgggtgctgggtgatCCGGGTGCTGGGTGCTGAATCATCTAAGTCCTGGGTCACCCGGGTGCTGAGCTCAGTCCCTGCCCCGCCCCCCTCCGCGCCCGGCCGTGACTGGCTCCAGCCGGCTCATCCCGGATTaacccagttcccagcacccgggCCCCAAGATGGCGGACGCTGCGGCCGGGGACCCAGGGGACGGGGATTTCCGCCTCCTCATGGACTACGCGCACGGCTTCATGGTCTCGCAGGTGGGTGCTGCGCTCAGTCCTCCCCCGGGGGTGGGTGCTGCGCTGAGTCCCCCTGATGGtagggtgctgggtgctgagtccTCCTTCCGGGTGCTGCGCTGAGTCCCCCCGGGTGCTGCACTGAGTCCCCCCGCCCCGCCCACCCCCCAGGTCCTCTTCACGGCCTCCGACCTTGGCCTGTTCGAGGCCCTGGCCCCGGGTCCCCTCGAAACCGCCGCGGTCGCCCGAGCCCTGGGTTCGAGTCCTCGGGGGACGCGGCTGCTGCTGGACGCCTGCGCCGGGCTGGGGCTCGTGAGGGCGGAGCCTGGCCGGGGGGGCGGAGGTGATGATGTCATCGCAGGGGCGGGGCCTGGGGCGGGGATGACACCATGGGGTGGGGCCCGGGTCGGGGCGACATCACCGTTGGGGGGGCGTGGCCTCGGAGGGGACGACGTCATTGTGGGGGCGGGGTCTGGGAGGCAATGACATCACAGGGACATGGCCTGGGCAGTGGCATCATGGGAGCTGGGCCTGGGGCGATGACATAATGGGGGCGGGGCCCGGGATTTGGTGACATagggactgggaggaggtggcgtcacagggggcggggcctggggaGGGCGATGATGTCACAGGGGGCGGGGTCATCGCATCCTCGGCCCTGACCATATGACATCACCCTCACCCACAAGCCCTGCCCCCTCTCCTTGCAGGCCCCGCCCCCAATGACATCACCCTCACCCGCGGCCCCGCCCCCTCTCCCCGCAGGCCCCGCCCCCAATGACGTCACCCTCATCCGCGGCCCCGCCCCCTCTCCCCGCAGGCCCCGCCTTCACCCTCACGCGTCTCTCGCGCCTGTTCCTGCTGGTGGGCAGCCCCCTGTCTCAGCGTTCGATGCTGCGCTACCTGGCGGGGACGACAGCGCGGTGCTGGGGCGAGCTGGGCGGGGCCGTGCGGTAGGGGCGGGGCCTGGGGTGGGCAGTGCTGTACGGGAGGTGTGGGGCCTGGGGTGGGTGGTGGCCTGGGGATGGGCGGGGCTGTACGGGAGGGGTGGGTGTCTGGGGTGGGCGGGGCCTGGGGCTTGTGTGGGCGGGGCCTAGGGGGCGGGGATTCGATGTGGGCGGGGCCTTAGGGcgggtgtggatttgggtgggtggggcctccaggaggggctggggtgggcgGCGCCTCATTGTGGGCAGAGCCTCCAGTTTTCTCTGTTACCCGAGTGCTGACTTCTCCCATCATTCCTTGGGCTTTCCCCCCGGCCCCGCCCACAGGGAGGGACGGAGCCAGTACGCACGCGCAGTGGGCGTGGCCACGCGGGAGCCATTTGTGGCCATTTACAGGTGACGTCGTCGGGACTGTCAATCACCTCGGTGTCCCTGCCCTCCCAACCTTCAATCACCTGTGTCCCCGCCCTCCTCCCACGAGGCCCCGCCCCTCACCCGCGAGGGCCTCAGCATCCTCTCTGTCACCACTTCCTGTCACGGGTGCCATTAATGCTGGGAAATGGAGTATTCGTTGCCCACTTCCTGCCCCTGATGCATGGAACCCTGGGAAATGGAGTCACCCAGGACCACTTCCTGTTGTGCACAGCCACTTCCTGCCCCTGACACGGCACCATGGGAAATGGAGTCACCCACAATCACTTCCTGTTCTGCACAGCCACTTCCTGCCATTGATGCATGGAACCCTGGGAAATGTAGTCGCTCATCACCACTTCCTGTCTTACACAGCCACTTCCTGCCACTGACACAGGGCACCATGTGAAATGTCACCCATCACCACTTCCTGTCCCTGACACAGGGCACCATGGGAAATGTAGTCACCCATCACCACTTCCTGTCTTACACAACCACTTCCTGCCGCTGACACAGTGCACCATGGGAAATGGAGTCACCCAGAATCACTTCCTGTCCGACACAGCCACTTCCTGCCGCTGACACAGGGCACCATGGGAAATGTAGTCACCCAGAATCACTTCCTGTTCTGCACAGCCACTTCCTTCCCCTGACAAAGGGCACCATGGGAAATGGAGTTACCCATATCCACTCCCTGTCCTACACAGCCACTTCCTGCCGCTGACACAGGGCACCATGGGAAATATAGTCCCACTTCCTGTCCTTCAgaaccacttcctgttgctgacACAGTGCACCATGGGAAATGGAGACCCCCCATATCCACTTCCTGTCTGACACAGCTACTTCCTGCCCCTGACACAGGGCACCCTGGGAAATGTAGTCACCCACATCCACTTCCTGTTCTGCACAGCCACTTCCTGCCCCTGACACAGGGCACCATGGGAAATGGAGTTACCCACAATCACTTCGTGTTCTGCACAGCCACTTCCTGCCCCTGACACAGGGCACCATGGGAAATGGAATCACCCATAATTCCCCGAGGCCCCGCCCCCACCCGAGGCCCCGCCCCTCACCCGTGGCTCCCCCCCCAGGTCCAGCGCCGAACGCCTGCTCTTCATGCGCGCCCTGCAGGACACCTGGAGCGTCTACGGCGCCCGGGTGCTCACGGCCTTTGACCTCTCGGGGTTCAGGGTCATCTGTGACGTCGGCGGTGAGGCTCCGCCCCCGGGTGCTGCGCTGAgtcctcccctccccgcccctggTGCTGTGCTGAGTCCTCCCCTCCGGGTGCTGCGCTgagtcctccctcccctcctcccccggGTGCTGCGCTGAGTCCTCCCCCGGGTGCTGTGCTGAGTTCTCCCCCCGCCCCGCAGGCGGCTCCGGAGCCCTGGCCGCGGCCTGCGCCCGCCTCCACCCCACCAGCTCCGTGTCCGTGTTCGACACCCACGACGTCATTGCCACC includes the following:
- the Asmt gene encoding acetylserotonin O-methyltransferase, translating into MADAAAGDPGDGDFRLLMDYAHGFMVSQVLFTASDLGLFEALAPGPLETAAVARALGSSPRGTRLLLDACAGLGLVRAEPGRGGGGPAFTLTRLSRLFLLVGSPLSQRSMLRYLAGTTARCWGELGGAVREGRSQYARAVGVATREPFVAIYRSSAERLLFMRALQDTWSVYGARVLTAFDLSGFRVICDVGGGSGALAAACARLHPTSSVSVFDTHDVIATARAHFRRPRGDPPIRFLGGDFFRSPLPRADLYILARVLHDWTDADAARLLGRIGRAGGRGSALLLVEAVLTPGGRGPARALLLSLTMLLQTRGRERTEAEFRAMAAAAGFTRFQRRPTGGDLEVMLARK